In Daphnia magna isolate NIES linkage group LG5, ASM2063170v1.1, whole genome shotgun sequence, the sequence ATTGGGTGCGTAACCCTATAGCTGCAGGTAGGTCTGGTTGTCCGGCCACTGGATTGGGACGTATGGGTAGATCTTCCCATTGGTTAGCAATGTTCGTAAACAGATACCATTTTCTAGCTGTCCCTTCTAAATACATCACAAAGtttttatgcatttcattgTTTCCCCATCGGTTGTATCTTGCTGTTAACTCGAAACGGTCCAACCATTCGGAAGCATTATCCCCTGGATCTGCTTTGAACATCGGTGGTGAAATGAATTTCTGAACTGCTGCCGCCATGGTGAGGTTTGCTGCTATTCCTCCGCTAAGTTGATTGTTTTCTATTGCCGGTGTTGTCCTGTGTTGATTTTCCGTTAATTGATTTAAAACCAAAGGTTGATGTGGCCTTAATTCAGTTGTCGCTGAACTTTGAGTTTGATTCTGATATAAATGGGGATGTAACCTTCTACTTGGCTCTCTCGGGCAACTTGGTTCACGCGGGTTCAGCCACTTTCGCATTCACAACAAATTTTCACTGAATCACTAATAACACTTCTAATGGCTTGCCACTGTTACAATATTCTATCTGCTTTCCCCCCTCTTTGCGTCACTCTCAGATCTTTACGACCGACGAAATCGCTTTTAAACAGCTGCTCCAAAAAGTTGTCTTCCTAGACCAAAAAATACCGCTATCCTATAAATTTTGCCTATATGGCTTCCACAAACTGGTGCAAAAAtaccctccaaaaaaaaatgtttctaaaTACCTTCCGTGGTAGCGTTATAAAAATACACCggcaatcaacaaaaacagcttCAACAAGCCCCACCGGAGACAAGAATTCAGTTGTCCACCAGATTTCCAATTTTCTCAAAAAAGTTTCACTCCTATCAAATACTTATTCactccacacaaaaaaaaaaaacaaaccccaaaCTACAAATGTTTCCCCAATTTTCAAGCTCGCAGTACTCTAGAGTACAGAAAGGATACAATAATCAATTTTTCTCCAAACTCCGCGAGTTGTCGTTTGTGGCTCCGTGTACAAACAATTTAAGGTTTTAAGACCAGTTTGTTTAATGCCGCTTGTGGCAGAGCCCCTAGACAAACTACATCCCTCgcataagtttaaaaaaaaatagtcaaaTTGTTTTACCTTTGCTGTTACCCTGCTTCTCCACCACTTGTCGCACCCACTTCTTGATGCGGCACTTTCTTTAATGGGACACGGGGGTTTTCTTAAAAGACAGTGTATTCGGTGAGACGAGCACGAAACGTATACACTGACAAGGGGAAGTACGAACTGCGAGAGCGGATGCTAGTAGGCCTGGCTTTTTATACGCAAGGCCTACTAGATGACGCGGGAAGTAAAACCTATTGTGATGGTCAAGCAGATTGCCTGGTTGACCCCTTTTGGGCCAAGGTGACACATCACGGAAGAGAAAGCGTGAGCTATCCCCCTCCGTGCTACGTCCCTTCCTAGCCATTAACACGTGGATGTCCGACCTGCTGGTTAATCGGACATACCCGTGTCATTATTGCTTTGCGTATGCCTGGCCCGTTGCTAGGCCAGACCTACCCGTGACAATATTACCTTCAATAGGTAACTGGCTTTACGTAGTGGCGGAAAATTGGATACAGGAAGACATTCTCTATTTACCGAATGATAGTTATTCAGCTGCACATAAAATCCAAATTTTGAAGTGTGGCGTTCCACCTGATGAGGAAACATGGCAGAGATACGAGGATTTCCAAATAATTGGAACTTTGGGTATTTTGCGTTACTACTTCATTTTGTATGTTTAATGTAACAATATTGCTTCCTTTTTAAAGACACGTATGAAGAAGCAAGAACAAGTCTTCCCCGTGTTGAAACTGGCCTGCCCATTCTTAATCAAGACAACTCAGGCAGAGGAAAACGAGTCCCTAAAAGGAAGAAACTAAATATACCTGGACAATCAACAACAGAAATAGACAGCGAGGAAGAGTCTCTCAGCCCACCTAAAAAATCAGCACCCAGCAAAGGAAAGACGATTAAGAAAGCCTCCCATACAAACTCTGCCAAAGGAATGGCCACTTCTACTTTGCTTCCAATACCTCCTAGAGCCTTGTTGGTTTCTAAACAATCCAGCAATGCTTCAACGTCAACTAAAAAGGGTAATTGATTTTGAACTTTTAACAAACCTATAAACCAAGTCTTATTGTCTTTTCGTTTAGTCATTGCTGCTGCTTCTACTAGTAACAGATGTTCCTCCAGTTCTGATAAACGTTTGTCTTCTAATGCTGTGGTCCTTTCGTCAAATTCGTCTCGTAATTATAATATTTAATACATTGTTGCATAACATTCATGCAACGCAATTTTTCATTAAGTTGCAAAATTTTCGTTACCTCATAGCGATATGTCAAGTCTGGAAGCGTTAATAGTGCGTTCCAATGCCGAAGTTCTTTCATTGAATGCGCCTGGTAATTATGCTGCTTATTTCGTTATTTTGGTACAGTTACTGTGGTCTCGTCTAGTAtatcgtttatttttgtttcacgtTTCTTTTCGGACAAATGTGCCGGTCACTCTTGCGGTAATTACCTAACTTATTCTATAATTATAGAAGATACATCGTCTCCTGTGCATATGCCAAGTCAACAATCGTTTCAACCTGGTAATAATGATATTATTTACTTCTTAATTTTTGGTTCAGTTACTGTTGTCTTGTCTATTATATCGTGTTTTTGTTCGCCGTTACTTTTCGGTTTAAATGTGCAGCGCACTCCTTCTATAATTACCTTACTCTCCTTATTCTATAATTACAGAAGATTCGTCGTCTCCTGTGGATATGCAAATTCAACAGTCGATTCAGTCTGGTAATGTTAATTCTAGTTTGATgctaaaccttttttttcaaaatattcttGTGCATTAAATAGGTAATTCCGATGACTCATATGGAACCCACCAGTTCGGTAATCATAAAAAATACCTTTCTTTCATCAACCTCTTTTCCAACACTGgtttacatatttttctttattttgtttattgtgAACATATCAGAAAATATGCATCCGCAATTTAATTACAATGGTGGTCATTACAACTGGGGAATGCAGCAGCCGTACTGGAACTATAATTCACATTTAATGAATTCTTCTTATCAAACACCATCAACTGTCCCTGAATTTCCGAGCCAGCAGAATATTGGAGCAATAACAAGCTATAGGCCAAAAGAATCACATCATCTGCAGCTTCGTAACTAATCagaatattttcattttaaacgTATAATCCTTAACCGtatttttttagatgctgAAAGTAGTTCCGGCCCTTCTACATCCCGAGATGCTTCGTCTTATTATGCTACGGATTCTCCATCGTCTCTTCCCATTccaaagaaaatcaatcacGACAAAGAGAAATACTTCTCTGACCTTGCCAAGATTAATGAAAAGTTGTCTATgatcgataaaaaaatttatccaGTTGACGAATGCATTGAGGAAATAGATGAAGGCATTGCTTCTCTTCCATTAAAAAACGTAGAAGAATTGGAAGCATTCGAAAAAATGctgaaaaaagatgaaaatctGAAGAAGCTAGTAagttttcaataatttataCATTTCATTTAGTATGATAACTCCTCTTTCATTCATGAATAGATAGTCCGAAAAATCCGTCTTTtaggaaaaaagaattccaAAAATTCTGAAGGCGACTATGTACAAAGAGCGTGGAGAACAGTATTTGAAGATTCACTCTCTAAAGATGTAAATTGGCTTGGGAGACGTGATAAGAGAGTAAACGGCGgaatgggaaaaaaaggaatccaCTCTTGTCGTATAACGGAATTAGTAAGAGGTAACCATTTTATATAGAGAAGAGATATAAGTAAAGAGTAAAATAAgtagttaaataaaaatatttcatATTTAGTTGGAATCATCTCCAATTCAAAGTTTAAAGATCTGGAAAAAGAAGTGTTCGTCGCTGAAACCAAATCGTATCTTCATAATGCAAAAGGGCGTTTTGTGGCAGAACAAGCGAAACTTGCGGCGGAAGACAACAGCAGCAATTCTAATTAATCATAAGACTTGAATGTCTTCCTGTCACAGTTTGTAACTTGTGTTTCTTTGCCGATTGTAATTCGGATTTTAAAGATAAActgtctttaaaaaatgtattcttttttgtgtattttctatttattttagaGCGATAAGTTCCCTATACAGTTATCTAGAAAGTGGCTTTTAGGATATTCGTAAGATATAT encodes:
- the LOC116926942 gene encoding uncharacterized protein LOC116926942, yielding MSDLLVNRTYPCHYCFAYAWPVARPDLPVTILPSIGNWLYVVAENWIQEDILYLPNDSYSAAHKIQILKCGVPPDEETWQRYEDFQIIGTLDTYEEARTSLPRVETGLPILNQDNSGRGKRVPKRKKLNIPGQSTTEIDSEEESLSPPKKSAPSKGKTIKKASHTNSAKGMATSTLLPIPPRALLVSKQSSNASTSTKKVIAAASTSNRCSSSSDKRLSSNAVVLSSNSSLAKFSLPHSDMSSLEALIVRSNAEVLSLNAPEDTSSPVHMPSQQSFQPEDSSSPVDMQIQQSIQSGNSDDSYGTHQFENMHPQFNYNGGHYNWGMQQPYWNYNSHLMNSSYQTPSTVPEFPSQQNIGAITSYRPKESHHLQLHAESSSGPSTSRDASSYYATDSPSSLPIPKKINHDKEKYFSDLAKINEKLSMIDKKIYPVDECIEEIDEGIASLPLKNVEELEAFEKMLKKDENLKKLIVRKIRLLGKKNSKNSEGDYVQRAWRTVFEDSLSKDVNWLGRRDKRVNGGMGKKGIHSCRITELVRVGIISNSKFKDLEKEVFVAETKSYLHNAKGRFVAEQAKLAAEDNSSNSN